A genomic stretch from Streptomyces sp. QL37 includes:
- the dxs gene encoding 1-deoxy-D-xylulose-5-phosphate synthase has translation MDLLTRIRGPRDLDRLGLEQLDQLAGEIRTFLVEAVSKTGGHLGPNLGVVELTIALHRVFESPQDKVLFDTGHQSYVHKLLTGRQDFSKLKSKGGLSGYPSRAESEHDVIENSHASTVLGWADGLAKANEVLGKDDHVVAVIGDGALTGGMAWEALNNIAAAKDRPLVIVVNDNERSYAPTIGGLANHLATLRTTDGYERFLARGKDILERTPVVGRPLYETLHGAKKGLKDFIAPQGMFEDLGLKYVGPIDGHDIEALESALQRAKRFGGPVIVHCLTEKGRGYTPALQDEADRFHAVGKIHPDTGLPISTSGLDWTSVFGEEMVKLGHEREDVVAITAAMLQPVGLGKFEEAFPDRIYDVGIAEQHGAVSAAGLATGGLHPVFAVYATFLNRAFDQVLMDVALHKCGVTFVLDRAGVTGTDGASHNGMWDMSILQCVPTLRIAAPRDADQVRAQLREAVDVDDAPTVVRFSKGAVGPAVDAVGKAGGMDILRAAGTDTPDVLLVSVGALAPMCLEIAALLDAQGISTTVVDPRWVKPVDEALAPLAAEHRVVVTVEDNSRAGGVGSAIAQSLRDADVDVPLRDFGIPPVFLDHASRGEVMAEIGLTAPDIARQVTGLVAKLDGRYESRAVEPVRD, from the coding sequence GTGGACCTGCTGACCCGCATCAGGGGACCGCGCGACCTGGACCGGCTCGGCCTCGAGCAGCTCGACCAGCTCGCCGGGGAGATCCGTACCTTCCTCGTCGAAGCGGTGTCCAAGACCGGCGGCCACCTCGGCCCGAACCTGGGCGTGGTCGAGCTGACCATCGCCCTGCACAGGGTCTTCGAGTCCCCGCAGGACAAGGTTCTCTTCGACACCGGCCACCAGAGCTATGTGCACAAGCTGCTCACCGGCCGGCAGGACTTCTCGAAGCTCAAGAGCAAGGGCGGCCTCTCCGGATACCCGTCCCGTGCCGAGTCCGAGCACGACGTCATCGAGAACTCGCACGCCTCGACGGTGCTCGGCTGGGCCGACGGCCTCGCCAAGGCCAACGAGGTCCTGGGCAAGGACGACCACGTCGTCGCCGTCATCGGTGACGGCGCGCTCACGGGCGGTATGGCCTGGGAGGCGCTGAACAACATCGCCGCCGCCAAGGACCGCCCCCTCGTCATCGTCGTGAACGACAACGAGCGCTCGTACGCCCCGACCATCGGCGGCCTCGCGAACCACCTCGCCACCCTCCGCACCACCGACGGGTACGAGCGGTTCCTGGCCCGCGGCAAGGACATCCTGGAGCGCACGCCCGTCGTCGGCAGGCCGCTCTACGAGACCCTGCACGGCGCCAAGAAGGGCCTCAAGGACTTCATCGCCCCGCAGGGCATGTTCGAGGACCTCGGCCTGAAGTACGTCGGGCCCATCGACGGCCACGACATCGAGGCCCTGGAATCCGCCCTCCAGCGGGCCAAGCGCTTCGGCGGCCCGGTCATCGTGCACTGCCTCACCGAGAAGGGCCGCGGCTACACCCCCGCCCTCCAGGACGAGGCGGACCGCTTCCACGCGGTCGGCAAGATCCACCCGGACACCGGCCTGCCGATCTCCACCTCCGGCCTCGACTGGACCTCGGTCTTCGGCGAGGAGATGGTCAAGCTGGGCCACGAGCGCGAGGACGTCGTCGCCATCACGGCGGCCATGCTCCAGCCCGTCGGCCTCGGCAAATTCGAGGAGGCCTTCCCGGACCGGATCTACGACGTCGGGATCGCCGAGCAGCACGGCGCGGTCTCCGCGGCCGGCCTGGCCACGGGCGGGCTGCACCCCGTCTTCGCGGTCTACGCGACCTTCCTGAACCGCGCCTTCGACCAGGTCCTCATGGACGTCGCCCTGCACAAGTGCGGAGTGACCTTCGTCCTGGACCGGGCCGGGGTCACGGGCACCGACGGAGCCTCGCACAACGGCATGTGGGACATGTCGATCCTCCAGTGCGTGCCGACCCTGCGCATCGCCGCCCCGCGCGACGCCGACCAGGTCCGCGCCCAGCTGCGCGAGGCCGTCGACGTGGACGACGCACCCACCGTCGTCCGCTTCTCCAAGGGCGCGGTCGGCCCCGCGGTCGACGCCGTGGGCAAGGCCGGAGGGATGGACATCCTCCGGGCGGCCGGCACGGACACGCCGGACGTCCTGCTGGTCTCCGTCGGCGCCCTCGCCCCGATGTGCCTGGAGATCGCCGCTCTGCTGGACGCCCAGGGCATCTCCACGACCGTGGTCGACCCGCGCTGGGTCAAGCCCGTCGACGAGGCGCTCGCCCCGCTCGCGGCGGAGCACCGGGTCGTCGTCACCGTCGAGGACAACAGCAGGGCAGGCGGTGTCGGCTCCGCCATCGCCCAGTCCCTGCGCGACGCGGACGTCGACGTACCGCTGCGCGACTTCGGCATCCCGCCGGTCTTCCTCGACCACGCCTCGCGCGGCGAGGTCATGGCCGAGATCGGGCTGACGGCACCGGACATCGCCCGCCAGGTCACCGGCCTGGTCGCCAAGCTCGACGGCCGCTACGAGAGCCGCGCCGTGGAACCCGTACGCGACTGA
- a CDS encoding ABC transporter permease, translated as MTTEKTSTAVVNPEAAKGADTAVDPRLLVREQGFGGYLTEFKRKMRGGDLGSIPVVIGLIIICVVFQSLNSEFLSAKNISDIAVAMVATGMMAVGIIFVLLLGEIDLSVGSVSGVSGAVVAVLSVTNGMNEWLALVVAIVSGAVIGAIHGFFFARIGAPAFAVTLAGLLFWLGLMLQLLGDTGTINLDSDGVVGKLTTYYFTDVAAAYGLAALAVIAFFLSAFLDSRRREAAGVPSRPVTDIVVRTAVLAVFAFAAAYMFNQYRGLPLALVLFLIVLVGTDFLLRRTTYGRKIFALGGSVEASRRAGINVTAIRVSVFAIAGTFAAIGGLFWASKIAAVNQGSGTGDLLMNVIAAAVIGGTSLFGGRGRTWNALLGVMVIVSIQYGLSLEGIKTPVQYMVTGAVLLATVVIDSVTRKTQKTAGRA; from the coding sequence GTGACGACCGAAAAGACGTCCACGGCTGTGGTCAACCCGGAGGCCGCCAAGGGCGCGGACACCGCGGTCGACCCCCGGCTGCTCGTGCGCGAGCAGGGCTTCGGCGGATACCTCACCGAGTTCAAGCGCAAGATGCGCGGTGGCGACCTCGGCTCGATCCCGGTGGTCATCGGCCTGATCATCATCTGTGTGGTCTTCCAGAGCCTGAACTCCGAGTTCCTCTCGGCGAAGAACATCAGCGACATCGCCGTGGCGATGGTGGCCACCGGCATGATGGCCGTCGGCATCATCTTCGTGCTGCTGCTCGGTGAGATCGACCTGTCAGTCGGCTCGGTCAGTGGTGTCTCCGGCGCCGTCGTGGCCGTGCTCAGCGTGACCAACGGCATGAACGAGTGGCTCGCCCTCGTCGTCGCGATCGTCAGCGGCGCGGTCATCGGCGCCATCCACGGCTTCTTCTTCGCCCGGATCGGCGCCCCCGCCTTCGCCGTCACCCTCGCCGGCCTGCTGTTCTGGCTGGGGCTCATGCTCCAGCTGCTCGGTGACACGGGCACGATCAACCTGGACAGCGACGGCGTGGTCGGCAAGCTGACCACGTACTACTTCACGGACGTCGCCGCCGCCTACGGTCTCGCCGCTCTCGCGGTGATCGCCTTCTTCCTCTCGGCCTTCCTGGACAGCCGCCGCCGTGAGGCCGCGGGCGTCCCCTCCCGGCCGGTCACCGACATCGTGGTGCGCACCGCCGTGCTCGCGGTGTTCGCCTTCGCCGCGGCGTACATGTTCAACCAGTACCGCGGTCTCCCGCTGGCGCTGGTCCTCTTCCTGATCGTCCTCGTCGGCACGGACTTCCTGCTGCGCCGTACGACCTACGGCCGGAAGATCTTCGCGCTCGGCGGCAGCGTCGAGGCGTCCCGCCGCGCCGGCATCAACGTCACCGCGATCCGCGTCTCGGTCTTCGCGATCGCCGGAACCTTCGCGGCCATCGGCGGTCTCTTCTGGGCCTCCAAGATCGCCGCCGTGAACCAGGGCTCCGGAACCGGTGACCTCCTGATGAACGTCATCGCCGCGGCCGTCATCGGCGGCACCAGCCTCTTCGGAGGCCGGGGCCGCACCTGGAACGCCCTGCTCGGCGTGATGGTGATCGTCTCGATCCAGTACGGCCTGTCGCTGGAGGGCATCAAGACCCCGGTCCAGTACATGGTGACCGGCGCTGTGCTTCTCGCCACGGTCGTCATCGACTCCGTCACCCGCAAGACGCAGAAGACCGCCGGCCGCGCCTGA
- a CDS encoding ATP-binding cassette domain-containing protein gives MVHVSATPVLALRGVSKRFGAVQALTDVELEVHAGEVVALVGDNGAGKSTLVKTIAGVHPIDDGVIEWDGRPVQINKPNDAQSLGIATVYQDLALCDNIDVVGNLYLGREIRKFGILDEVEMERRSRELLSTLSIRIPSVRIPIASLSGGQRQTVAIARSMLGEPKLVILDEPTAALGVEQTAQVLDLVERLRERGHAVILISHNMADVKAVADKVAVLRLGRNNGVFDVKTTSQEEIISAITGATENAVTRRAARNAEVKK, from the coding sequence ATGGTTCACGTGTCCGCTACGCCCGTGTTGGCGTTGCGAGGGGTCTCCAAGCGATTCGGTGCCGTCCAGGCGCTCACCGATGTAGAGCTTGAGGTCCACGCCGGTGAAGTGGTCGCCCTGGTGGGCGACAACGGCGCCGGTAAATCAACGCTGGTCAAGACGATCGCCGGGGTGCACCCGATCGATGACGGAGTCATCGAGTGGGACGGCCGGCCGGTCCAGATCAACAAGCCGAACGACGCCCAGAGCCTGGGCATCGCGACCGTCTACCAGGACCTCGCGCTCTGCGACAACATCGACGTCGTCGGCAACCTCTACCTCGGCCGGGAGATCCGTAAGTTCGGGATCCTCGACGAGGTCGAGATGGAGCGCCGCTCCCGCGAGCTCCTGTCCACGCTGTCGATCCGCATCCCCAGCGTCCGCATACCGATCGCCTCGCTCTCCGGCGGACAGCGCCAGACCGTCGCCATCGCCCGCTCCATGCTCGGTGAGCCCAAGCTCGTCATCCTCGACGAGCCCACCGCCGCCCTCGGCGTCGAGCAGACCGCGCAGGTCCTCGACCTGGTCGAGCGGCTTCGCGAGCGCGGTCACGCGGTCATCCTCATCAGCCACAACATGGCCGACGTGAAGGCTGTGGCCGACAAGGTCGCCGTACTCCGGCTGGGCCGGAACAACGGGGTCTTCGATGTGAAGACCACCTCGCAGGAAGAGATCATCTCCGCCATCACGGGCGCCACGGAGAACGCCGTGACCCGTCGTGCGGCTCGTAACGCGGAGGTCAAGAAGTGA
- a CDS encoding sugar ABC transporter substrate-binding protein translates to MNTRMRRAAVAVAATTMAVSLAACGSAKESGDKTSSDSAKKGDDLKIGLLLPENATARYEKFDKPIIEKKVSELTGGKAEVVYSNARQDATLQAQQVDTMITNKVDALIIDAVDSKAIENSVKKAKDEGIPVVAFDRLAEGPIDAYTSFDNEEVGRVQGTALLEALKGKTKPTVVMMHGAITDPNAALFKKGAKSVLDGKVTYGKEYDTKEWKAENANANMEGAITSLGKDKIDGVYSANDGLAGGIIQALKSAGVSELPPITGQDAELAGVQHIVAGEQFMSVYKSYPQEGIIAAEMAVALAKGEKLDSIATSKVDNAGTKGVPTVLVPVVSLTKDNIKDTIIKDGIWTIDEICTAKYKAACDSIGLKN, encoded by the coding sequence ATGAACACGCGCATGCGTCGTGCCGCCGTTGCCGTTGCCGCCACCACCATGGCCGTCTCTCTCGCCGCTTGCGGGAGCGCCAAGGAGTCCGGCGACAAGACCAGCTCGGACTCGGCGAAGAAGGGCGACGACCTCAAGATCGGTCTGCTCCTTCCCGAGAACGCCACGGCCCGTTACGAGAAGTTCGACAAGCCGATCATCGAGAAGAAGGTCAGCGAGCTGACCGGTGGCAAGGCGGAGGTCGTCTACTCCAACGCCCGCCAGGACGCCACGCTGCAGGCGCAGCAGGTCGACACCATGATCACGAACAAGGTCGACGCGCTGATCATCGACGCGGTCGACTCCAAGGCCATCGAGAACAGCGTCAAGAAGGCCAAGGACGAGGGCATCCCCGTCGTCGCCTTCGACCGTCTCGCCGAGGGCCCGATCGACGCCTACACCTCCTTCGACAACGAAGAGGTCGGCCGCGTGCAGGGCACCGCCCTGCTGGAGGCCCTGAAGGGCAAGACCAAGCCCACCGTCGTGATGATGCACGGCGCGATCACCGACCCGAACGCCGCGCTCTTCAAGAAGGGCGCCAAGTCGGTGCTCGACGGCAAGGTGACGTACGGCAAGGAGTACGACACCAAGGAGTGGAAGGCCGAGAACGCCAACGCCAACATGGAGGGCGCGATCACGTCCCTCGGCAAGGACAAGATCGACGGCGTCTACTCCGCCAACGACGGTCTGGCGGGCGGCATCATCCAGGCGCTCAAGTCCGCGGGTGTCTCCGAGCTCCCGCCGATCACCGGCCAGGACGCCGAGCTCGCCGGTGTGCAGCACATCGTCGCGGGTGAGCAGTTCATGAGCGTCTACAAGTCGTACCCGCAGGAGGGCATCATCGCCGCGGAGATGGCCGTGGCGCTCGCCAAGGGCGAGAAGCTCGACTCGATCGCCACCTCCAAGGTCGACAACGCCGGCACCAAGGGCGTTCCGACGGTCCTCGTCCCGGTCGTCTCGCTGACCAAGGACAACATCAAGGACACCATCATCAAGGATGGCATCTGGACGATCGACGAGATCTGCACGGCCAAGTACAAGGCCGCCTGCGACTCGATCGGTCTGAAGAACTAA
- a CDS encoding ROK family transcriptional regulator: protein METPGSQTSLHRANLERVVRAVRMAGSLTQAEIARSTGLSAATVSNIVRELKDGGTVEVTPTSAGGRRARSVSLSGDAGIVIGVDFGHTHLRVAIGNLAHQVLAEESEPLDVDASSAQGFGRAEQLVNRLVETTGISPGKVIGVGLGVPGPIDVESGTLGSTSILPGWTGINPSQELAGRLGVPVYVDNDANLGALGELVWGSGRGVRDLAYIKVASGVGAGLVIDGTIYRGPGGTAGEIGHITLDESGPVCRCGNRGCLETFTAARYVLPLLKPSHGPDLTMERMVQLAREGDPGCRRVIGDVGRHIGSGVANLCNLLNPSRVVLGGSLAEAGELVLAPIRDSVSRYAIPSAARQLSVLPGALGGRAEVLGALALVLSEMGDSTLLESTLPAATPAFT from the coding sequence ATGGAGACTCCGGGGTCGCAGACATCTCTGCATCGGGCCAACCTTGAGCGGGTCGTACGTGCCGTAAGGATGGCAGGGTCGCTGACCCAGGCCGAGATCGCCAGGAGCACCGGCCTCTCCGCAGCCACCGTCTCCAACATCGTTCGTGAACTCAAGGACGGCGGCACGGTCGAGGTGACCCCCACCTCGGCGGGCGGGCGCCGTGCCAGGAGCGTCTCCCTGAGTGGGGACGCCGGGATCGTCATAGGGGTGGATTTCGGGCATACCCACCTTCGTGTGGCCATCGGCAACCTGGCCCACCAGGTGCTGGCCGAGGAGTCCGAGCCGCTCGACGTGGACGCGTCGTCGGCGCAGGGCTTCGGGCGGGCGGAACAGCTGGTCAACCGCCTCGTGGAGACCACCGGGATCAGTCCCGGGAAGGTGATCGGCGTGGGTCTCGGCGTGCCGGGCCCGATCGACGTCGAGTCCGGCACACTGGGCTCCACCTCGATCCTGCCGGGCTGGACGGGCATCAATCCCAGCCAGGAGCTCGCCGGGCGCCTCGGCGTCCCGGTGTACGTGGACAACGATGCCAACCTGGGGGCGCTGGGCGAGCTCGTCTGGGGCAGCGGCAGGGGCGTCAGGGATCTCGCGTACATCAAGGTCGCCAGCGGCGTGGGCGCCGGTCTGGTGATCGACGGGACCATCTACCGGGGCCCCGGCGGCACGGCCGGCGAGATCGGCCACATCACCCTCGACGAGTCGGGCCCTGTCTGCCGCTGCGGCAACCGCGGCTGCCTGGAGACCTTCACCGCCGCCCGGTACGTCCTGCCCCTGCTCAAGCCCAGCCACGGGCCCGATCTCACCATGGAGCGGATGGTCCAGCTCGCCCGTGAGGGCGATCCGGGCTGCCGCCGGGTCATCGGGGACGTCGGCCGGCACATCGGCAGCGGGGTGGCGAACCTGTGCAACCTGCTCAACCCGAGCCGGGTGGTGCTCGGCGGATCCCTCGCCGAGGCGGGGGAGTTGGTGCTGGCGCCCATCCGGGACTCGGTCTCGCGCTATGCCATCCCCAGTGCCGCGCGACAGCTCTCCGTGCTCCCCGGGGCGCTCGGCGGGCGGGCCGAGGTGCTGGGCGCGCTGGCCCTCGTGCTCAGCGAGATGGGGGATTCAACCCTTTTGGAGAGCACCCTCCCTGCGGCGACTCCTGCCTTCACTTAG
- a CDS encoding carbohydrate ABC transporter permease produces the protein MKVTETPPAVPAPRSPVTKTDLPADEPAKSSEGKVLNVFSHGVLVIWAVLVVMPLLWAVMSSFKTDDSILSTPWSLPDKLHFENWSRAWSQAHMSDYFLNTILVVGGSLIGTLLLGSMAAYVLARFDFPGNRFIYFLFIGGMSFPIILALVPLFFVMNNMGLLNSVHGLILVYIAYSLPFTVFFLTSFFRTLPTSIAEAAMLDGASHTRTFFQVMLPMAKPGLISVGIFNFLGQWNQYMLPTVLNTDPDGKVLSQGLVELATSQGYKGDWSGLFAGLVMAMLPVLAAYIVFQRQVVAGLTAGALK, from the coding sequence ATGAAGGTCACTGAGACTCCTCCCGCCGTCCCGGCCCCGCGCTCGCCGGTGACGAAGACGGACCTCCCGGCGGACGAGCCGGCGAAGAGCAGCGAGGGCAAGGTCCTCAACGTCTTCTCGCACGGCGTGCTGGTCATCTGGGCCGTACTCGTCGTGATGCCGCTGCTCTGGGCTGTGATGTCGTCCTTCAAGACGGACGACTCGATCCTGTCGACGCCCTGGTCGCTGCCGGACAAGCTCCACTTCGAGAACTGGTCACGGGCCTGGAGCCAGGCCCACATGAGCGACTACTTCCTCAACACCATCCTGGTGGTGGGCGGTTCTCTGATCGGCACCCTGTTGCTGGGCTCGATGGCGGCGTACGTGCTGGCGCGCTTCGACTTCCCGGGGAACCGCTTCATCTACTTCCTCTTCATCGGAGGGATGAGCTTCCCGATCATCCTGGCGCTGGTCCCGCTGTTCTTCGTCATGAACAACATGGGCCTGCTGAACTCGGTGCACGGGCTGATCCTGGTCTACATCGCGTACTCGCTGCCGTTCACCGTCTTCTTCCTCACCTCGTTCTTCCGGACCCTGCCGACGTCGATCGCGGAAGCGGCCATGCTCGACGGGGCGTCGCACACCCGGACGTTCTTCCAGGTGATGCTGCCGATGGCGAAGCCCGGTCTGATCAGCGTCGGCATCTTCAACTTCCTCGGACAGTGGAACCAGTACATGCTGCCGACGGTGCTGAACACCGACCCGGACGGCAAGGTGCTGTCCCAGGGGCTGGTCGAACTGGCCACCAGCCAGGGGTACAAGGGCGACTGGTCGGGTCTCTTCGCCGGCCTGGTCATGGCCATGCTTCCGGTCCTCGCCGCGTACATCGTCTTCCAGCGTCAGGTCGTCGCGGGGCTGACCGCGGGGGCGCTCAAGTAG
- a CDS encoding sugar ABC transporter permease yields the protein MQHGKYRFIVGFLVAPLALYAIFVIWPFAQSIYYSFTDWTGLSSDFKMVGFDNYSRMLDDDIFWKSLQHSVLLALLLPLVTLGLALFFAFMLNVGGRRRKNAAVAGVRGSAFYKVAYFFPQVLSIVIVALLFQFAFNPTSGMLNATLKAVGLKSLQPDWLGDPDLALYCVMVVLIWSTVGFFVVLFSAGMASIPKDFYEAALLDGADRITTFFKITLPLLWDTVQSGWVYMGILALGVEAFTAVQVMTVGPGGPDYSTTVLPLYVYQTAFRDAQAGYATTIGVGLLIVTMLFAGIVMKLGRRERLEF from the coding sequence ATGCAGCACGGCAAGTACCGGTTCATCGTGGGGTTCCTGGTAGCCCCACTGGCGTTGTACGCCATCTTCGTCATCTGGCCCTTCGCCCAGTCCATCTACTACTCGTTCACGGACTGGACCGGACTGAGCTCCGACTTCAAGATGGTCGGCTTCGACAACTACAGCCGGATGCTCGACGACGACATCTTCTGGAAGTCGCTGCAGCACAGTGTGCTGCTGGCGCTGCTGCTGCCGCTGGTGACGCTGGGCCTCGCGCTCTTCTTCGCCTTCATGCTCAATGTCGGCGGCCGGCGGCGTAAGAACGCCGCGGTCGCCGGCGTGCGGGGCTCCGCCTTCTACAAGGTCGCCTATTTCTTCCCGCAGGTCCTGTCGATCGTGATCGTGGCCCTGCTCTTCCAGTTCGCGTTCAACCCGACCTCGGGAATGCTGAACGCGACGCTCAAGGCGGTGGGCCTCAAGAGCCTCCAGCCGGACTGGCTCGGCGATCCCGACCTGGCGCTGTACTGCGTGATGGTCGTGCTGATCTGGTCGACGGTCGGATTCTTCGTCGTCCTCTTCTCCGCCGGAATGGCGTCCATTCCGAAGGACTTCTACGAGGCCGCGCTGCTCGACGGTGCCGACCGCATCACGACGTTCTTCAAGATCACGCTGCCGCTGCTCTGGGACACCGTGCAGTCCGGATGGGTCTACATGGGCATCCTGGCGCTCGGGGTGGAGGCCTTCACCGCCGTACAGGTCATGACGGTCGGCCCCGGCGGCCCCGACTACTCCACCACCGTCCTGCCGCTGTACGTCTACCAGACGGCCTTCCGGGACGCCCAGGCCGGCTACGCCACCACGATCGGTGTCGGCCTGCTCATCGTCACCATGCTCTTCGCGGGCATCGTGATGAAGCTGGGCCGTCGCGAGCGGCTGGAGTTCTGA
- the ngcE gene encoding N-acetylglucosamine/diacetylchitobiose ABC transporter substrate-binding protein — MGSTSGRTNEGLGRRDVIKRSAALGLIAVPTMSFLSACASSDGGSDEKVEKGTKSAKNPLGVNETAALEVVIFNGGFGEQYAIDAEKKYNEAFPKAPKVKHSSTEKIQSILQPRFNGGTPPDLIDNSGAEQMDMGVLVGKKQLADLTPLMDAPSYDDPAKKVRDTLRPGVLEMGQFDGDPVWIMYYAYTVYGVWYSQTNLEKLDAAYPETWDDMLALCAKAKKKGIAGWTYPGKYPYYLPFSLYPFIAKIGGREVLDKIDNLEPNAWKDPAVKAAFEAYYELFQKGYILKGTPGLTHIQSQTEWTKGKALFIPNGSWVENEAAPTTPEDFKMMVGAPSSLDSSDKMPFGTLWASGGEPFIVPAKSKNPEGGMEQLRIMLSEESSKNFTKSVKSLSAFNGGTDGLTLSTALQSGVDVLAKAGDNVVNPRMQDWYVKLQKEQIGIAGIGEMMAGRATPAETIKKIQAFADAAAKDQSIKHYKHQ, encoded by the coding sequence ATGGGATCCACCTCCGGCCGCACGAATGAGGGCCTTGGCCGTCGCGATGTGATCAAGCGTTCTGCCGCACTCGGCCTGATCGCTGTTCCGACGATGAGCTTCCTGTCGGCCTGCGCGAGCAGCGACGGCGGAAGTGACGAGAAGGTCGAGAAGGGCACCAAGAGCGCGAAGAACCCGCTCGGTGTCAACGAGACCGCAGCCCTCGAGGTCGTCATCTTCAACGGTGGCTTCGGCGAGCAGTACGCCATCGACGCCGAGAAGAAGTACAACGAGGCCTTCCCCAAGGCACCCAAGGTCAAGCACTCCTCGACCGAGAAGATCCAGTCGATCCTGCAGCCGCGCTTCAACGGCGGCACCCCGCCGGACCTGATCGACAACTCGGGTGCCGAGCAGATGGACATGGGTGTCCTGGTCGGCAAGAAGCAGCTGGCCGACCTGACGCCGCTGATGGACGCCCCGTCCTACGACGACCCGGCCAAGAAGGTCCGCGACACGCTGCGCCCCGGTGTCCTGGAGATGGGCCAGTTCGACGGCGACCCGGTCTGGATCATGTACTACGCGTACACGGTCTACGGCGTCTGGTACTCGCAGACCAACCTCGAGAAGCTCGACGCGGCGTACCCGGAGACCTGGGACGACATGCTCGCGCTCTGTGCGAAGGCGAAGAAGAAGGGCATCGCCGGCTGGACGTACCCGGGCAAGTACCCGTACTACCTGCCGTTCTCGCTCTACCCCTTCATCGCCAAGATCGGCGGCCGCGAGGTCCTCGACAAGATCGACAACCTGGAGCCCAACGCCTGGAAGGACCCGGCCGTCAAGGCCGCCTTCGAGGCGTACTACGAGCTCTTCCAGAAGGGCTACATCCTCAAGGGCACGCCCGGTCTGACGCACATCCAGTCGCAGACCGAGTGGACCAAGGGCAAGGCCCTCTTCATCCCGAACGGCTCGTGGGTGGAGAACGAGGCCGCGCCCACCACGCCCGAGGACTTCAAGATGATGGTCGGGGCGCCGTCCAGCCTGGACTCGTCAGACAAGATGCCCTTCGGCACCCTCTGGGCGTCCGGCGGTGAGCCGTTCATCGTGCCGGCGAAGTCGAAGAACCCCGAGGGCGGCATGGAGCAGCTGCGCATCATGCTCAGCGAGGAGTCCTCCAAGAACTTCACCAAGTCGGTCAAGTCCCTCAGTGCCTTCAACGGCGGCACCGACGGTCTGACGCTCTCCACCGCCCTGCAGTCCGGCGTCGACGTCCTCGCGAAGGCCGGCGACAACGTGGTGAACCCGCGCATGCAGGACTGGTACGTGAAGCTGCAGAAGGAGCAGATCGGAATCGCCGGCATCGGCGAGATGATGGCCGGCCGAGCGACCCCGGCGGAGACCATCAAGAAGATCCAGGCCTTCGCCGACGCGGCGGCCAAGGACCAGTCCATCAAGCACTACAAGCACCAGTGA